The DNA sequence GAAGGCCGAGCAAAAAGACGCTGACAAGCAGTTCTTGACGCCCTACAACCCGAATGGCTTTCAGGTCGCGCGAGATGGCGAGCACAATTTCCTGTTTCGGATCGACCACGTCGTCTCGCCGGATCCTCGCCGGTCGGGTGGATGCGCGATGATTCTCGTTCAGTCTCCGAGGGAACCCGATTGGGACTACGCCTTCGGGCTTGATCGGGAACGCACCGATCTCGAAACCGGTCGCCCGATCGGCAACGCGGGACATCTCCTGGCGGCACCGCCCCAGGTGAAATCCGTCAATCTGCGCTACGACGCCGGAACGAAACTCCACTTCAAGACCAAGGTCAACGCAACTCGCCGTGTCCGAGGCGGACCGTTTGATGGGAAGCGCGTCTCCATCGGTCGCGACCCCGCCGCCATTCTCGCATGGTTGGAACGCAAAGGCGCCGGAAGCTGCGGCGACGGCACCGGCGGATTCCGGATCGTCTTCACGAAAGAAAAAGACAAGGAAAGACCGAACGCAGATTGCGATCCCGAATGGGATGCGAATTGGGAAATCGAGACGGGCGTCCAGCGGGCGAGCAAGGGCAACACGGAAGAAGAACGCGAGCAACTGGTGCATGCGTGGGCCGCCATCGATGGAATTCTGGAAGTGACCGCGCCGGATCTGTTCGAACAAACCCTCGCCTCCGGCATCGGTTCGGCCAAAGCCTTCGGCTTCGGGCTGCTCTCCGTCGCGCCCAGGTAATCCCGTGCGAGCCGCGTCGCGCGACGCGGGTGGCGATCCTTGAAAACCGAATACCGCCAGGAGACCAAACCGCGCGCGTCATGCGGCGCAGCGGACGTGCCCGCGCCGC is a window from the Deltaproteobacteria bacterium genome containing:
- the cas6e gene encoding type I-E CRISPR-associated protein Cas6/Cse3/CasE, producing MYLSNLLIDVGTDPDRPRPGRLWLRNVYRVHQRLCMAFPKAEQKDADKQFLTPYNPNGFQVARDGEHNFLFRIDHVVSPDPRRSGGCAMILVQSPREPDWDYAFGLDRERTDLETGRPIGNAGHLLAAPPQVKSVNLRYDAGTKLHFKTKVNATRRVRGGPFDGKRVSIGRDPAAILAWLERKGAGSCGDGTGGFRIVFTKEKDKERPNADCDPEWDANWEIETGVQRASKGNTEEEREQLVHAWAAIDGILEVTAPDLFEQTLASGIGSAKAFGFGLLSVAPR